The stretch of DNA GTGGGCAACCAGACGGATCTGACGCTCGGCGACTTCATGGCCTATTTCAAGGACAGGCCGGATGTGGATGTCATCGGCGTGTATGCCGAGGGATTCAATGATCTGGATGGCCTTGCCTTTGCGCGTTCCGTGCGCGCGGCTGTGAACGCAGGCAAGGAAGTGGTGTTCTACAAGGCCGGACGCACTCCGGAAGGCCGCCTTGCTACGTCTGGCCACACGGCATCGCTGGCCGGAGATTACACCGTGTGCGAGGCGTGCCTGACACAGGCTGGGGCCATGGTGGCCAAGAATATCGGCCAGTTTGAAGATTTGCTGCGCCTTGCTTCGCGCCTGCACGGCAAGCCCATTGCGGGCAACCGCATTGCGGGCTTTTCCAGCGCAGGATTTGAGGCGGTGGCCATTGCGGACTACGTGCAGACCGATGATTACCAGATGCAGCTTGCCGAGTTCTCACCTGCCACGCAGGAGCAGCTGACCGAACTGGTCCGCCGCAAGCGTCTGGAGAGCCTTGTGACCGTGAAGAACCCGCTGGATATCAACCCGGGTGCCGATGATGAGGTCTTTGCCTCGGTTATCCGCCTGCTGGACAAGGATTCCCGTGTGGATGCCGTGGTGGCAGGGCTGGTGCCCATCACACCGGCCATGCATTCACTCATTACCGCTGCGGCCTGCGGCGTGCAGAACAAGGCGGAAGGCCCCCCCGATGCACTTGGCGCCTCCTGCGATTGCAACGCGCCGGAAAAGGCCCGTATTGTGGATGAACTGGACGCTCTGCGCTCAGGGCTGCGAAAGCCCCTTGTGCTGGTTGTGGACGGTGGCCGCATCTTCGACCCCTTCAAGGATGCGCTGGAAGCTCTCGGCTTCCCCGTATTCCGCTGTGTGGACAGAGCCATGGAGGCACTGTCGCTGTATATCAAGGCTCGGCTGACAACGGCACTGGGCAGGCGGTAGGGCATCCGTATCCACAGGCAAAATGCTGATAGTCTGATGTAATCGCACCCCGCTGGTTGATACCGGCGGGGTGTTTTTAGGTGGCCTGCGGCCCGATATATCCCGGGGGTGATTGTGGAAGCGTCTGCTTGGTGCTATTTCGTTGCGTATCTGATTGCAGGCATTGGCAGTTTGTCTGCCCATTATTTCACCCCAAGGAGCTTCAGATGCTGTTGCACCGCTTAGTGTCCGTTGTCGCCATTGCGCTGGCTGTCGCGTTCGCAGTTCCCGATCTGGCCCATGCCACCAAGGCCGAAGACAAGGCCATGACCAAGGAAGTGCTGAACGAAGCAAAGGCTCGCTACGATGCCTTTGAAACCATAGCCAAGGCATGGAAAAAGGCACCGCAGGGAACTGCGGAGGCCGATGCGCTGGTGCAGAAGGGGGCAGATGCCCTTTCGGCACTGGAAGGCTATGTTGAAGAAAAGCTGGCCGTGTTTGAATCCCGCGAAGCCTGGTATGCCCAGCAGGGCAAGGACTACAAGCAGGGATTGGATTTCATGAAGGGCAATATCAAGAAGCTCAAGGAATATCTGAACGGTGCGAGGGATTCTGAATTCTACCAGAACCTGAATCCCTAACTGAGTGCGAGTGGTATGATATGCAAAGGGCGTGGAGCTGGGTTCCGCGCCCTTTGTGCGTATGGTGGCCGGTGTTCAATCCGTGCTCGTCAGGCCGTTCGGGTCCGCCACGTACTGTACTCGCGCAAGCCGGTTTTTGTGCCGCAGGTGTGAGCTGTTGCGGGTGTTTCGACAGTATATGACAGTAATGCCAAATTCGGATGCGGCGGGCGCTTCTGTTGCATCGTTTTTTGCACAAATTTAGCAATCCTCCCAAATTTCCTGAACTTTTCATCAATGCCTATTCCATCTCTTTCAAAAATGGGGCAGTGTGGTTCTGCATATTTCCTGACCACACAGTACGGGCTGGTTGCCGAAATCTGTCTGTGTATTTTTTAAGGAGCTATATTGTATGGAGATTCTTGAGATCATCAAGGCAAGGGACCCGCAGGAACGGGAATTTCATCAGGCAGTGAGCGAGGTGGTGGAATCCATCAAGCCCGTGCTTGACCGTAATCCTGAATACCGCAGCGCAAACATTGTGGAGCGCATTGTGGAGCCCGAGCGGGTCATCATGTTCCGCGTGCCGTGGGTGGACGATCAGGGCAAGGTGCACGTGAACCGTGGCTACCGTGTGGAAATGAACAGCGCCATCGGCCCTTACAAGGGCGGGCTGCGCTTCCACCCCTCGGTGAACCTCGGGATTCTGAAGTTCCTTGCGTTCGAGCAGGTTTTCAAGAACGCGCTTACCACCCTGCCCATGGGCGGCGGCAAGGGCGGCTCGGACTTTGATCCCAAGGGTAAGACCCCCATGGAAATTCAGCGGTTCTGCCAGAGCTTCATGATAGAACTCTCCCGCCACATCGGGCCGAATACCGACGTTCCTGCCGGTGACATAGGCGTCGGCGCGCGCGAGATCGGCTACATGTTCGGCATGTACAAGAAGCTGCGCAACGAATTTACTGGTGTGCTTACCGGCAAGCGCCTCAACTGGGGCGGCAGCCTCATCCGGCCGGAAGCCACGGGCTACGGTGCGGTCTATTTTTCGGCTGAAATGCTCAACGTGACGGGCAAAACGCTGGAAGGAACCACCAGCCTTGTTTCCGGCTCCGGCAACGTGGCCCAGTTCACCATGGAAAAGCTCATTGAGCTTGGCAGCAAGCCTATGACCTTCTCCGATTCCTCCGGCTACATCTACGACGAAAGAGGCGTGGACCGCGATAAGCTCGAATTCATCATGCAACTGAAGAATGTGCGCTTCGGCCGCGTAAAGGAATACGCAGAGAAGTATCCCGAAGCCGTATACACCCCTGTGGACCCTGCACGCGATTACAACCCCCTGTGGGATCACAAGGCGGACTGCGCCTTCCCCTGCGCGACCCAGAATGAGATAAACGGCAAGGATGCCGCAAACCTCGTGAAAAACGGCGTGCATGTGGTTTCCGAAGGGGCGAACATGCCCACCACCCCTGATGGCGTGGATATCTTCCTCGATTCCCACCTGCTCTACGGCCCCGGCAAGGCGGCCAACGCAGGCGGCGTATCGGTTTCCGGTCTGGAAATGACCCAGAACTCCATGCGTATGGCCTGGACCCGCGAAGAAGTGGACCAGCGCCTGCAGATCATCATGCGCACCATCCACAAGATGTGCCTTGATACTGCAGAGCAGTACGGCACCCCGCTCAACTACGTGAACGGCGCGAACATTGCCGGATTCGTGAAGGTGGCGGACTCCATGCTCGATCAGGGCATCGTCTAGCTCGTCGGTCAGCAGTCTTTATGGCTCTGCCGGTACTCTGGACGGAAACGCCCCTGTGCACCGGTTCTGAGACGAAATGCGATGCAAATTGAGAGGTACAAACCAAAGGCCCTGCCCCATATGGCGGGGCCTTTGTCATGCTGCATGGCAGCTGTTGTCCTCAGTAACGGGAAGACGGAAACGGCCTCGATAGCAGCTACCGGTAACTTCCGGTGACTTCCGGTGACCTCGGGCAATCTCCCGCACCCTTTCGAAGCTTTCCGCAACCTCCCGCAATTTCTCGTTGATGGAGGCGGAGGCGCATGCCTTGGGGCATGAACCGCATTATATTGAAATGCCTTGCAATTATGTGCAGCATTTGCCTTTGGTTATGATGTATTCGTCATGATGCGCCATATCCCGCCGTGCTGCACGACGGGCAGCCCCCTGCCGGTAAAAAGAAAAACATACACGATTTGATTTTTTCCTGTTGACATCGGAAGGGCTCTTCGCTAGTTACCTCTTCCACAGCGTGGGGCTGTAGCTCAGTTGGGAGAGCGCTTGAATGGCATTCAAGAGGTCATCGGTTCAATCCCGTTCAGCTCCACCAAATTTTTCAAGGGTTTATGTCGAAAAGACATAGACCCTTTTTTCGTGCTGCTGAATGTCCACTGAATGTCAGCGATTGTTGACGAGTCGTGTTTTCGCGGTAGGCATTTGGGATATATAGGGACTGACGATACACCACCGCTGAAGGTTGAACATTCAGTGGCTGAAACGTGCCTTGACCCGAAAGCCAATTTTGAAGGACTGCCTCAGCTCAGACGGCTTCAGGCTTGCCTCAAGTCTGCCCATTGGTGGCCCACCCCCCCCTCTTGCGCGTAAAGGCGTTGTTGTGCTCAGATTTGACCGGATAGGCTTTTGTTGCTTCTGAGGGTGATCGGGGTATCGCCATCGCCTATTGAGTTGAAGCAATTGTCTGTTGTATGAGTTCGTTGTGGCGATCAGTGCGTTCAAGGGGTTTTGATGCGGGAGCTTTGTAATGGCTTGCAGAGGTTGCCTAATAAATGACTACCACATAGTGGGCTATTATTGACGGAAATGAGGGGCGATATGTCAGAAGAGAAGGTGGTTACGGCTCATAGGCGCATCCTTACTCACAAGATGGAGTCTGATTCAAAGGATGTTTTTAAGTCGATTCTCCCTGAGGGGTGGGTGGTTCGGAATTATGATTATCCTGACTATGGAATTGACCAAGCCGTAGAGGTTTTTGATGCGGTAGCAGAAGGCGTTTGGGTAACCGCTGGTGAACATTTGTTCATACAGGTTAAGTCTGTAGAAAAGTGTGATTTCAGTAGAGTAACGTTTGAAGGACTGGGTCGGAAAGGTATAGATGTCATAAAGTTTAAGATAGATACAAAAACTTTGTTGACTGCTGCAAAAATGAGTTCAGCACAGCCTTTGATGCTTATTCTTGTTTGTTTTGAAGATATGTCAGTTTATTATATTTGTCTAAATGATTATATTGTAGCTTGTGCGCCTGACTTGCGTGAAACACAAAGTAGTAAGACGATATATATTCCAATAGAAAATAGACTTACTGCTGATGAGTCGGAGATAAGGCTTAGGTTTTACTCAGCGAGGGTAAAGTTGTACGCATTATTCTCTGCCATTGAGTTTCAGTATGCAGAAATATTATACATGACAGATGGTTGTATACAAGATGAGTTTTCAGATTCGGAGAATGAAAAAATAAAAAGATTTATTGTTGAGTTGCTAAATAATGATATTTGGAATTTTGAGCATAGATGGGGTGGTATATCTGTACTGCACAGGCAAATACTGTGTGCAGATAAATACATGAAAACTGGAGTTATGGATGAAGGTACTCATTCGTTTAATTTTGTTCTTGAAGAGATGGGTGAGAAGGCTGCTGTGAAATTGATATGGGAACAGATGTCTGTCTTGCACAAAATTTACCATCAGGTCATACTGTTGCGTGAATTGCCTTCAGAAATGGAGGCTATCTATGCTTAAATTAGACGAAATATCGGCAACGTATCGCGGGTTGGGGACTTTTCTTCGCTAATTATTGATGTATGAGCTCTTTTAGCTAATTGGAAAAAGACCGGATAAGATTGGTGGTTACCCCAGAGGCTCTAGCTCGGCTTCCCACCCCTCT from Desulfovibrio subterraneus encodes:
- the gdhA gene encoding NADP-specific glutamate dehydrogenase, with amino-acid sequence MEILEIIKARDPQEREFHQAVSEVVESIKPVLDRNPEYRSANIVERIVEPERVIMFRVPWVDDQGKVHVNRGYRVEMNSAIGPYKGGLRFHPSVNLGILKFLAFEQVFKNALTTLPMGGGKGGSDFDPKGKTPMEIQRFCQSFMIELSRHIGPNTDVPAGDIGVGAREIGYMFGMYKKLRNEFTGVLTGKRLNWGGSLIRPEATGYGAVYFSAEMLNVTGKTLEGTTSLVSGSGNVAQFTMEKLIELGSKPMTFSDSSGYIYDERGVDRDKLEFIMQLKNVRFGRVKEYAEKYPEAVYTPVDPARDYNPLWDHKADCAFPCATQNEINGKDAANLVKNGVHVVSEGANMPTTPDGVDIFLDSHLLYGPGKAANAGGVSVSGLEMTQNSMRMAWTREEVDQRLQIIMRTIHKMCLDTAEQYGTPLNYVNGANIAGFVKVADSMLDQGIV
- a CDS encoding DUF4365 domain-containing protein codes for the protein MSEEKVVTAHRRILTHKMESDSKDVFKSILPEGWVVRNYDYPDYGIDQAVEVFDAVAEGVWVTAGEHLFIQVKSVEKCDFSRVTFEGLGRKGIDVIKFKIDTKTLLTAAKMSSAQPLMLILVCFEDMSVYYICLNDYIVACAPDLRETQSSKTIYIPIENRLTADESEIRLRFYSARVKLYALFSAIEFQYAEILYMTDGCIQDEFSDSENEKIKRFIVELLNNDIWNFEHRWGGISVLHRQILCADKYMKTGVMDEGTHSFNFVLEEMGEKAAVKLIWEQMSVLHKIYHQVILLRELPSEMEAIYA